In Bosea sp. PAMC 26642, the DNA window CGAATTCGGCTTGCACCGCATCTCGGCCGACAACCTCACCGCCTTCGCCAGCGTCGGCCCGGAGAACCCGCGCGAGATGATGGAGGTGGTCAGCAATCCGAGCCAGCTTCAGGCGCTCGCCGAGGCCACCGGCGGCTCCTCGCGCCGCATCGGCCAGGAGATCGGCTCCGGCGTCAGCGTGCCCCGCATCGTACCGGTACGCGCGGGTACGGGCTTCTCCGGCGCGGATTGGATCGGCCTGCGCATCAGTGATTCCGGCATCGTGCGCGGCGTCTCGGTCTCGCCGCTCTTCATCGGCCTGATCGGGCTGGCCCTGTTGTTTGGCGCACTCGTCGCCGGCTGGCTCGGAGAGAGCGGCCGCAGGTTCAACCGGAAGAGCGAGGCCTGACCCCTCTGTCATTCCGGGGCTTCGCAAAGCGAAGAACCCGGAACCCACGATCGGGCGATACACTTGCCGTGGGGTCTCGAAGGGGCTCTCCCCGTCGTGGGTTCCGGGTTCGCTGCTGCGCAGCGCCCCGGAATGACAAAGCGCGTCACCGGATCGCCGTCACCGCCCCGCTGCGCTGCGCCAGCACGCCCTCGACCAGTTCCAGCGCCAGGAACCGCGCCGGATCGGCCGGCCCCGGCAGCACGAGCTGTCCGGGCACGATCGGCCTGAAGCCGAAGCGGGCATAATAGGGCGCGTCGCCCACCAGCAGGATCAGGTCGTACCCCGCCGCGCGCGCCGCATCGATCGAGCTGTTCATCAGCGCGGCCCCGATGCCGCGTCCCTCGAAGGCCGGATCGACCGTCAGCGGCCCGAGCATCAGCGCCTGATGCCCCCCGGCCGAAACCGGCGTGACCCGGATCGAGCCGACGAGGAAGGTCCCGACATGGGCCGCGAAACTCAGCCTCGGATCGGGCGGCACGCCCTCCCGCAGCCGGAAGGCGGTGCGGGCGAAGCGGCCGGGCCCGAAGGCACGCTCATGCAACCGCTCGATCGCGGCGGAATCGGCGGGAAGCTCACGGCGGATGGTCAGGGGCAAGGAGGTCATGACGGGTGAAGCACCAGCGAACGGGCAAGACTGCGAAAGCGAGAGCACGGCGCGCGAGCAGCCATGCCGGAAAGTGCGTTCAGCGCGCCGGTCGTCGCAGGAGAAGCTGTTGCCCGTTGGTCATGACGGTGCGGCTCTAGCAGAGCATAGGGCGAGCGTCCATGGCACCCGCGCGCCGATCAACGTCCGGCCGTCGGTGGCGCAGATCGCTATTGCGGTATCCCGCAACGGCCGAAACTGATCGATACCGCATCGTCGTGACGTTGAATCTCGGTGAAGGTCATCGTCCCGAGATCGAGATCGGCAAAGATGCCCTGCTCCGGCATGACGATGCTCAGCCGCGATCCCGTCCGGCGGGGAGAAAAGCGCAGCGTCTCGCATTGCAAGGCGTTGCACCGCGAATAGAAGCCAGACGCTTCATCGACAAAGTGGACATGCTCGACCTTGATCGCGGCGCAGTCCGATTGCGAGCATTCATAGCGGGCCGCAATCAGGCAATCGAGCTGCCCCGCCGCGGCAGGCTCCAGAAATGCCGCTCCCAACGACAGCAGAGCAACTCTCATGGCAGGCAAGCCCCCAAGCCCAGCATGAGAAAGGTTAGAGCAATTGCAGGGCCCGCGCCACACAAAGTGCTCCCGGCGTGGTACGGCAGCGCCTCACCAGTCGGCGGCGACCGCATCCCTCCCGGTCACCTCATCCAGCCGCCGCCGCGTTGCGCCCGTCGTCCCCTCCGGCAGGTCATCGAGCGAAAACCACCCTGCCTCCGCGATCTCGCGATCGGCCTGCTTGATGCCATCCACCACGAACGCCCGCACCACGAACACCGCGACATGGTCGCGCCGCGACATCTTGCGGTTGAAGAACACGCCATGCAGCATTGCCGGCCCCGTCAGGCGGATCAGCCCCTCTTCGCGCAGCTCCTTGGCGAGCGCGTCCTCCAGCGTCTCCCCGACCTCGACGCCGCCGCCCGGAAGATGCCAGCCCGCGACATAAGTGTGACGCACGAGGAAGACTTGTCCGGCCTCGTTCAGGACGGCCCCGCGAACGCCCAACGTCATGCCGCGCGAAAGGCGGAAATAGAGGTGAAACAGCCGCCTCAGCGCCCTCTCACGCAACCGAACGCGGATTAGGGGGTCGTTCGCCGCTCCGGGCGGTCGATTTTTCGGCATCTCAGGCCCAAATCCTAAAAAACTCTGAATTGCCTATGCAATTGGCGCATGGCGGAGGCCCATTCTAGGTTCCGTTACGTCACAAACGCGCCGCAAACCGGGCCGATAAGGCCAGCCTCACTGCTGGGGAATACCGTCATGCTGCTCTCTTTCATCACCGCCTGGTTCCAGGCCAAGCCTGCCTATGTCTGGAAGCCCGCTCTTACCCTGACCGATTCGCGTATCGTGTCGGAACTGACCGGCGCCGCCAACTGAGCCTTCGACAGGCGCTTTGCGAGACTGCGTCGCCAACGACGCATCTCCGCGCTTGACGGGACGGGCATCGCGAGGGCACGCAGGATCGTGTTCAAGCTCGCGCATCTGTCCGACCCGCATCTGGGCCCGCTCGCGCGGTTCTCGCTGCATCATCTGCTGGGCAAGCGCGCCACCGGTTATGTGAACTGGCGGCGCAACCGCCGGCACGCGCATGACATGGCGATCCTGGCGCTGATCGTCGCCGATCTGCGTGGCCAGAGCCCTGATCACGTGGCCTGCACCGGCGACGTGTCGCATCTCGGCCTGCCCAACGAGTTCAAGACAGCCGTCACCTTCCTCGACACGCTGGGCGAGCGCGCGGCGGTGAGCTTCGTGCCCGGCAATCACGACGCCTATACCCGCTCATCCCTCAAGTCGGTCGCCCATTATCTCGGCCCCTGGTGCAGCGGCGATGACGGCGTACCCGGCTATCCCTGGTATCGCCGCAGCGGCCCGGTAGCGCTCATCGGCCTCAACACCGGCGTACCGACCTTGCCGCTGATGGCCACGGGCCGCGTCGGCCGCACCCAGATGGTCAAGACCGAGGCCCTGCTCGACCGCGCCCGCGACGAGGGGCTGATCCGCGTCATCCTGATCCACCATCCCCCTTATGTCGGCGGTGCGCGCCGCTCGCGCGAACTGGTCGATGCCGAGGCCTTCGAGGCCATGCTGAAGCGCAAGGGTGCCGATCTCATCCTGCACGGCCACAACCACCGCTTCTCCCTGGCCTGGCGGCCGGGGCCGGCGCGCGACATCCCGATCGTCGGCGTCCCCTCGGCCTCGATCGGTCCCCTGGGTCATGGCGAGATGGCGGCCTGGCATCTCTTCAAGATCGAGGGTGACGGCGCCACGCCGCACATCAGCGTCGAGCAGCGCGCCTTCGAGCCCGACGGCACGGTGATACTTCGCCAGGAAATCGCGCTTCACACGAAGCCGGTGTGAGGGGTGTCATCCCGCACGCGCTGCGGCACGCAGTGACGCTGCGCAGATGCGGGACCGTCGTCAGCAAGAGGCTCCCTCTGCCGCGGCCGAAGTGAGAATCGCGCGATCTCGTCTCGCGGTCCCGTGTCTGCGCAGCGTCACTGCGTGCCGCAGCGCGCACGGGATGACAGCGCTCTCAGACGCAGCGCCCGCCATCCACCGCCAACACCGACCCCGTCACCATTTCGGCCTCGTCGGAACACAGGAACAGCGCCGCATTGGCGATGTCCTGCGGCGTCGAGAAGCGGCCCCACGGAATGACGCTCTTGAACTGCGCCCGTTTCTCGGGCGTGTCCTCGCCCATGAAGGTCGCCAGCAGCGGCGTCTCGCCCGCCACCGGCGCGATCGCGTTGACGCGGATGCGGTCGGGCGCGAGTTCGACAGCCATCGACTGCGAGATCAGGTTCGCCGCGGCCTTCGAGCCGTTGTACCAGGTCAGGCCCGGGCGCGGCCGCAGGCCGGCCGTCGAGCCGATGTTCAGGACGACGCCACCGCCATGCTCGCGAAAATGCGGGATGGTCGCCTTCGCCATCAGGTAGATCGCCTTCACATTGACGTCGAAGACGCGGTCGAATTCCTCTTCGGTCACCTCGATCATCGGCTTGTTACGATGCGTGGTGCCGGCATTGTTGACGACGATATCGAGCCGGCCGAACTTCGCGATCACCTTCTCGACGGCCTTGTCGACGCTCTTGCCCTTGCCGACGTCGCAGGTGACGGCGAACGCCTTGCGCCCGATCGCCTTCGCCGCTTCCTTGGCCTTCTCGCCGTTCAGGTCGAGCACCGCGACCCGCGCGCCCTCGCGCACGAAGGTTTCGGCGATGCCGAAGCCGAACCCCTGCGCCGCGCCGGTGATCAGCGCCGTCTTGCCCTTCAGTCTCATCGCGTATCCTCGCCTTTTGTTGTGCGGCGATCTTTGCGGAGATTCCGCCGCATCAACAAATGCGTTTTCGCGATCGGCTCGAGACGGAAATCGTATGGCGGGCTGGTTGTGTCAGGCACTGGAAGAACCCTTCTCCTGTAAGGAGAGGGGCAGGGGTGAGGTGACGGACGTTGAACCAGCAAGGCGCAGATACCAGGACGAGGCAGCGGTGAGGTCACGGCAGCGGCGTTGAAGGGCCGACCCCTCACCCTGCCCTCTCCCTCCGGGAGAGGGTTCCCCGCGCCCGGACTCACCTGCGATCAGGCCCCTATCTCCTCGCTGAGCATCTCCAGCGCCAGCCAGCGCTCCTCCGCCTGCCCGATCTCGCGCGTCACCTCTTCCAGCCGGGTCGTCGCCTTGGCGAACAGCTTCGGGTCGCGGGTGTAGAGATCGCCTGCCATCGCCGCACTCAGCTTGGCGGCCTCGGCCTGCAGCACCTCGATGCGCTTGGGCAGCGTCTCCAGCGCGTGCTTCTCATTGAAGGAGAGCTTGCGCTTGTTGACCAGGGCCGGCGCCGCGATCGTCGGCATGGCCTCTTCGACGGCGCCCTTGCCTGCAACGACCCGCGCCTTGGCACCCACGCCGCGCCCGCGCTGGGCTATCATGTCGGTGTAACCTCCGGCGAATTCGGTCCAGACGCCGTCGCCATCGGAGATCAGCGTCGCCGAGACGACACGGTCGATGAAGTCGCGATCATGGCTGACCAGCAGCACGGTGCCCTGATAATCGGCCAGCAGTTCCTGCAGCAGGTCGAGCGTCTCCAGGTCGAGATCGTTGGTCGGCTCGTCCAGCACCAGCAGGTTGGAGGGTTTAGCCAGCGCCCGCGCCAGCATCAGCCGGCCGCGCTCGCCGCCAGACAGCGCGCCGACCGGCGTGCGCCGCTGCAGCGGCTGGAACAGGAAGTCCTTCATATAGGCGATGACATGGCGCGGCGTGTCGCCGACCATGACCTGATCGGAGCCGCCGCCTGTCAGAGCATCGCCGAGCGGCGTCGCCGGATCGAGACTTTCGCGGCGCTGGTCCAGCGTCACCATGTTGAGCGAGACACCGAGCTTCACCGTGCCGGAATCGGGCGCGAGCGCACCGGTCAGCAGGTTGATCAGTGTCGTCTTGCCCGCACCGTTGGGGCCGACGATGCCGATCCGGTCGCCCCGCGCGACGCGCAGCGAGAGATCCTTGATCACGACGTTCGAGCCGAAGGCTTTTGCGACGTTGACCGCCTCGATCACCAGCTTGCCCGAGGTCTGCGCGTCGCTGGCCTCCAGCCTGACATTGCCGACGGAACTGCGCGCCGTGCGGCGCTGTTCGCGCAGGCCGTGCAGTTCGCCGAGCCGCCGCTGGTTGCGCGTCCGCCGCGCGCTGACGCCGTAGCGCAGCCAGTCTTCCTCGCGTGCGATCTTGCGGTCGAGCTTGTGCCGGTCGAGCTCCTCCTGGGCCAGAACCTCGTCGCGCCAGGCCTCGAACTCGCCAAAACCCTTGTCCATGCGCCGGGTCAGGCCGCGATCGAGCCAGATCGTCGCCCGCGACAGCGAGGTGAGAAAGCGCCTGTCATGGCTGATCAGGACCATCGCCGAGCGCAGCGATTTCAGCTCCTGCTCCAGCCATTCGATCACGGGCAGGTCGAGATGGTTGGTCGGCTCGTCGAGCAGCAGGATGTCGGGCTCGGGCGCCAGCACGCGCGCCAGCGCCGCCCGGCGCGATTCACCGCCCGACATGGTGGCGGGGTCCTCCTCGCCGGTCAGGCCGAGTTCGGAGACGAGATACTGCGCGCGATAGTGGTCGTCGCCGGGTCCCAGGCCCGCCTCGACATAGGCGAGCGAGGTCTTGTAGCCGGTGAAGTCCGGCTCCTGCGGCAGGTACTGGATGGTCGAGCCCGGCTGCACGAAACGCTCCGCCTTGTCGGGATCGACGAGGCCCGCCGCAATCTTCAGCAGCGTCGATTTGCCAGAACCGTTGCGCCCGACGAGGCAGACGCGCTCGCCGGCCGAGACCGCGATCTCGGCTGCTTCGAGCAGCGGCTGTCCGCCGAAGGTGAGCGCGACATCGCGCAGATGGAGCAAGGGGGCCATGACGTATCCGTGTGGAGGAGGTGGCGGGATAGCCCGTAGCGGCCCTGCTGTCACGCATTGCGCTGCGCTTGCTGCCATCTGGTGCGACGCAGCATCAACGCTATGATGGTGCCGACATCCCCATTCAGGCGATCCGCCCGTGAGCAGACGGCCCCGCACCCGCAACCAGGATCGTGCCGGCATCGGCGGCAATGGCGGCCCGCCGCTGGAGGAGCCGCCGCACGAGCCGGAATGGGGCAAGGGCGAGATCGACCGCTATTTCGAATGGCGCAGCGCCCATCGCCGCGCCTGGCGCAAGCCGCCGGCAATCGCGCTGCGCCGCCAGGAGCGCGCCGAGGAACTCGGCCTGACCTATGAGGAATACACGCTCGAACTGCTGGAGCGCGGCCGCTACCCGCAGCCCGAGGATGTCGCCGCGATCAAGGCCAAACGCGGCGAGCGCCGCAAGGCCGGCGGCGTGGTCGGGCAGTCGCTGAAGGGATTGCGGTTGCGCTAGCGTCAGGCGTCGAGCTTTTGCCTGATCCAGCGCGTCGCCGGTCGCTCGAAGCCGTGGTGCACGGCAAGCGCAGCCATGACCGAGCCTGCGAGCGCCAGCGCGATGAAAACCACAGGTGAGCCGAAGCCCGAATGCACGAAAACCTCGCGCAGGCCCCGGATCACGAAAGGGTGGACGAGATAGAGCGCATAGGACGCATCGCCGACCGACCCCAGCACACGCATCAGCAAGGACGGCTCAAAGCGTGCCTCGCCGGACGCTGCCGCCAGGACGAGCAATGCCGCGGCCGAGCCATGCAGGGCAAAACTGCTCCACACACCGCTCCACGGCGCATATTGTCCGGCAACCAGGAGCGCAGCTCCGCCGGT includes these proteins:
- a CDS encoding GNAT family N-acetyltransferase — its product is MTSLPLTIRRELPADSAAIERLHERAFGPGRFARTAFRLREGVPPDPRLSFAAHVGTFLVGSIRVTPVSAGGHQALMLGPLTVDPAFEGRGIGAALMNSSIDAARAAGYDLILLVGDAPYYARFGFRPIVPGQLVLPGPADPARFLALELVEGVLAQRSGAVTAIR
- a CDS encoding NUDIX domain-containing protein; amino-acid sequence: MPKNRPPGAANDPLIRVRLRERALRRLFHLYFRLSRGMTLGVRGAVLNEAGQVFLVRHTYVAGWHLPGGGVEVGETLEDALAKELREEGLIRLTGPAMLHGVFFNRKMSRRDHVAVFVVRAFVVDGIKQADREIAEAGWFSLDDLPEGTTGATRRRLDEVTGRDAVAADW
- a CDS encoding metallophosphoesterase family protein gives rise to the protein MFKLAHLSDPHLGPLARFSLHHLLGKRATGYVNWRRNRRHAHDMAILALIVADLRGQSPDHVACTGDVSHLGLPNEFKTAVTFLDTLGERAAVSFVPGNHDAYTRSSLKSVAHYLGPWCSGDDGVPGYPWYRRSGPVALIGLNTGVPTLPLMATGRVGRTQMVKTEALLDRARDEGLIRVILIHHPPYVGGARRSRELVDAEAFEAMLKRKGADLILHGHNHRFSLAWRPGPARDIPIVGVPSASIGPLGHGEMAAWHLFKIEGDGATPHISVEQRAFEPDGTVILRQEIALHTKPV
- a CDS encoding glucose 1-dehydrogenase, with the translated sequence MRLKGKTALITGAAQGFGFGIAETFVREGARVAVLDLNGEKAKEAAKAIGRKAFAVTCDVGKGKSVDKAVEKVIAKFGRLDIVVNNAGTTHRNKPMIEVTEEEFDRVFDVNVKAIYLMAKATIPHFREHGGGVVLNIGSTAGLRPRPGLTWYNGSKAAANLISQSMAVELAPDRIRVNAIAPVAGETPLLATFMGEDTPEKRAQFKSVIPWGRFSTPQDIANAALFLCSDEAEMVTGSVLAVDGGRCV
- a CDS encoding ABC-F family ATP-binding cassette domain-containing protein — its product is MAPLLHLRDVALTFGGQPLLEAAEIAVSAGERVCLVGRNGSGKSTLLKIAAGLVDPDKAERFVQPGSTIQYLPQEPDFTGYKTSLAYVEAGLGPGDDHYRAQYLVSELGLTGEEDPATMSGGESRRAALARVLAPEPDILLLDEPTNHLDLPVIEWLEQELKSLRSAMVLISHDRRFLTSLSRATIWLDRGLTRRMDKGFGEFEAWRDEVLAQEELDRHKLDRKIAREEDWLRYGVSARRTRNQRRLGELHGLREQRRTARSSVGNVRLEASDAQTSGKLVIEAVNVAKAFGSNVVIKDLSLRVARGDRIGIVGPNGAGKTTLINLLTGALAPDSGTVKLGVSLNMVTLDQRRESLDPATPLGDALTGGGSDQVMVGDTPRHVIAYMKDFLFQPLQRRTPVGALSGGERGRLMLARALAKPSNLLVLDEPTNDLDLETLDLLQELLADYQGTVLLVSHDRDFIDRVVSATLISDGDGVWTEFAGGYTDMIAQRGRGVGAKARVVAGKGAVEEAMPTIAAPALVNKRKLSFNEKHALETLPKRIEVLQAEAAKLSAAMAGDLYTRDPKLFAKATTRLEEVTREIGQAEERWLALEMLSEEIGA